A region of Carassius auratus strain Wakin chromosome 23, ASM336829v1, whole genome shotgun sequence DNA encodes the following proteins:
- the snai1b gene encoding snail family zinc finger 1b yields the protein MAITFPSAPSSKITGHLRQTGIHTAASPDTQSRLHLKPSLEFGEDLYKMPRSFLVKKYFSNKKPNYSELESQSDQRYAVFPQCLPLDDFPTREGDSVVPTHPSMLVWTTSALPLTFTAVSPSTPSPPGPLDLSSQSSSSSSGEEDDCRTSDPPSPDPADRFQCAHCGKTCSSPAVLSLHQLTHCTAGPQTLTTAAGDTSTSTRAAFHCKHCPKEYSSLGALKMHIRSHTLPCVCTTCGKAFSRPWLLRGHIRTHTGERPFSCPHCNRAFADRSNLRAHLQTHSEVKKYQCGACSRTFSRMSLLHKHTLSSCCPSA from the exons ATGGCAATAACCTTTCCATCTGCTCCGAGCTCAAAGATTACTGGACATCTGAGGCAGACTGGGATTCACACAGCAGCTTCTCCAGACACTCAGTCTAGACTTCATCTAAAGCCTTCGCTGGAGTTTGGGGAGGATCTTTACAAAATGCCACGGTCATTTCTTGTCAAGAAATATTTTTCCAACAAGAAGCCAAACTACAGTGAACTGGAGAGTCAATCTG ACCAACGCTACGCTGTCTTCCCACAATGCCTCCCTCTCGATGACTTCCCCACCAGAGAAGGTGATTCTGTGGTGCCCACCCACCCCTCCATGCTCGTGTGGACCACCAGTGCCTTACCCCTTACCTTCACAGCGGTGTCACCCAGCACCCCCTCTCCTCCCGGGCCTCTGGACCTGAGCTCTCAGTCCAGCTCCAGCAGCAGTGGAGAAGAGGACGACTGCCGTACATCTGACCCTCCCAGCCCAGACCCCGCCGACCGCTTCCAGTGCGCTCACTGTGGGAAGACCTGCAGCAGCCCGGCCGTGCTGTCTCTCCATCAGCTCACACACTGCACCGCCGGCCCACAGACGCTCACTACTGCTGCAGGAGACACCAGCACAAGCACCAGAGCGGCCTTCCACTGCAAGCACTGTCCCAAAGAGTACAGCAGTCTGGGTGCGCTCAAGATGCACATCCGCTCACACACGCTCCCCTGTGTGTGCACCACGTGTGGAAAGGCCTTCTCCAGACCCTGGTTACTGCGAGGACACATCCGTACACACACCG gtgaacGTCCCTTCTCATGCCCCCACTGTAACCGTGCGTTTGCGGACCGCTCGAACCTGCGCGCTCACCTGCAGACCCACTCCGAAGTGAAGAAGTACCAGTGTGGAGCGTGCTCTCGTACCTTCAGCCGCATGTCCCTCCTGCACAAACACACGCTCTCCAGCTGCTGTCCGTCTGCCTAG